In the Alkaliphilus oremlandii OhILAs genome, one interval contains:
- a CDS encoding aminotransferase class I/II-fold pyridoxal phosphate-dependent enzyme, producing MDRLKLNQNRTPLFDALKEYINTQPTPFHVPGHKQGRGILEFRDYIGEMALKMDVNGMSDLDYFNNPTGVILESEKLYADAFGSEEAFFLVNGTSSGVQAMILSTCQPGDEIIIPRNAHRSTLSGLILSGAKPIYVQPEINQALGIAMGVTTKSILKAIEEHPHAKAVFIINPTYYGYTSDLRKIVELAHRNHMAVLVDEAHGPHMYFHGQFPLTAMAAGADMSAASIHKTGGSLTQSSILLLNGPRIPKDRVRKVLDLMNTSSASYLLMCSLDVARKQLALNGEKMLSHTLEISNWAREEINKINHVYAFGEDLVGAPGCFDFDHTKLGIHVMNLGYTGFEIEDILRKQYNIQVELADVYNILNIISLGDRKEDLERLISALKDISFKNTKRSFENPIPVPSFTESKVYPREAFYSPRKSVKIEASIGMISGETIMAYPPGIPILCMGEVITKEIIAYLKELRSQKCHIQGNTDMTLEYIHILEPSSYPL from the coding sequence ATGGATCGCTTGAAATTAAATCAAAATAGAACACCTTTATTTGACGCATTAAAAGAGTATATCAATACTCAACCTACTCCTTTTCACGTACCGGGACACAAACAGGGGCGTGGTATCTTAGAGTTCAGAGATTACATTGGAGAAATGGCATTGAAGATGGACGTTAACGGAATGAGTGACTTAGACTATTTTAATAACCCCACAGGCGTTATTTTAGAATCAGAAAAGCTTTATGCGGATGCTTTTGGATCGGAGGAAGCATTTTTTCTAGTCAATGGAACCAGTTCAGGGGTTCAAGCGATGATATTAAGCACTTGCCAGCCGGGGGACGAAATCATCATTCCACGAAATGCCCATCGTTCAACGCTATCGGGCTTGATTTTAAGCGGTGCAAAGCCCATCTATGTTCAGCCGGAGATCAACCAAGCGTTAGGCATCGCAATGGGTGTTACGACGAAAAGTATATTAAAAGCCATAGAAGAACATCCCCATGCGAAAGCTGTCTTTATCATCAATCCTACATATTACGGATATACATCGGATCTAAGAAAAATTGTTGAATTGGCCCACCGAAATCACATGGCTGTATTGGTGGATGAGGCCCACGGTCCTCATATGTATTTTCATGGACAGTTTCCTTTGACAGCAATGGCCGCCGGGGCTGATATGAGTGCTGCCAGCATCCACAAAACAGGGGGCTCTTTAACGCAAAGTTCCATCCTTTTATTGAATGGTCCGAGAATACCGAAAGATAGAGTACGAAAAGTACTAGATTTAATGAATACATCCAGTGCTTCCTATCTCTTGATGTGCTCCCTAGACGTAGCGCGGAAGCAACTTGCACTAAATGGAGAGAAAATGCTCTCCCATACCTTAGAGATTTCTAACTGGGCTCGAGAGGAAATCAATAAAATCAATCACGTCTATGCTTTCGGAGAAGATCTTGTTGGAGCTCCTGGTTGCTTTGACTTTGACCACACAAAGCTGGGCATTCATGTAATGAATCTAGGGTATACCGGCTTTGAAATAGAAGATATATTAAGAAAACAATATAATATTCAAGTGGAGCTTGCAGATGTGTACAATATTCTCAATATTATCAGTTTAGGAGATCGAAAAGAGGATTTAGAGCGATTAATATCTGCGCTTAAAGATATTTCTTTTAAAAACACTAAAAGGTCTTTTGAAAATCCCATTCCTGTTCCCAGTTTTACAGAATCCAAGGTGTATCCAAGAGAAGCATTCTATAGCCCTAGGAAGTCCGTTAAAATAGAGGCATCCATTGGGATGATTTCAGGAGAAACCATTATGGCCTATCCTCCAGGGATTCCAATCCTATGTATGGGAGAGGTAATAACAAAAGAAATTATAGCATATTTAAAGGAGTTAAGGAGCCAGAAATGCCATATACAGGGAAACACGGATATGACATTAGAATATATTCACATATTGGAACCGTCGTCGTATCCTCTATAA
- a CDS encoding YjiH family protein gives MKNTVVKKKYGFNDYLKFIIPSIIGVLLLMFPFQYEGETTIVVALLAGKLTAALESVLPAIILGFIAFTGITTLVYKLVQPQIIEKNSFLKGIFNVSTVWVLVRLLGVAFAAMAYFKIGPEWIWSEDVGGLILYSLIPTLFAMFLFAGFLLPFLTDFGLLEFVGALLTPVMRPLFQLPGRSSIDCIASWVGDGTIGVALTNKQYEEGYYTKKEAAIISTTFSAVSITFCLVVISQVGLVHLFGSYYLTVVIAGMVAAVIMPKIPPLSKKSETYYNGVKKDLGEDVPKGFTNTQWGAHLAIQKAEESGNVKNFVVNGFKTVFDMWLGVLPAIMAFGTIGLIIAETTPVFQWLGMPFIPLLELFKIPNAVEASQTIMVGFADMFLPSVIGSTIPSEMTRFVVAALSVTQLVYLSEAGAVILGSKIDISFLELFIIYVERTLITLPIVVIAAHLIF, from the coding sequence ATGAAAAATACAGTGGTAAAGAAAAAGTATGGATTTAATGATTATTTAAAATTTATAATACCGTCTATCATCGGGGTATTATTACTGATGTTTCCGTTTCAATATGAAGGTGAAACCACCATCGTGGTTGCGTTACTAGCAGGAAAATTAACTGCTGCCTTAGAATCTGTATTGCCTGCAATTATATTAGGTTTTATAGCGTTTACGGGAATCACGACTTTAGTATATAAGCTTGTTCAACCTCAAATAATCGAAAAAAATAGTTTCTTAAAGGGCATTTTTAATGTTTCAACAGTCTGGGTCCTTGTGAGACTCCTTGGTGTCGCTTTTGCAGCAATGGCATATTTCAAAATAGGACCTGAATGGATTTGGTCAGAAGATGTCGGAGGACTAATTTTATATAGCTTAATCCCTACATTATTTGCAATGTTTCTTTTTGCAGGATTCTTACTTCCATTTTTAACGGATTTTGGTTTGTTAGAATTTGTAGGGGCACTTTTAACCCCTGTCATGAGACCTTTATTTCAGTTGCCTGGTCGTTCTTCTATAGACTGTATTGCCTCTTGGGTAGGGGATGGAACCATCGGTGTTGCTTTAACGAATAAGCAGTATGAGGAAGGGTATTACACAAAAAAAGAAGCCGCAATTATCTCAACGACCTTTTCAGCAGTATCCATTACTTTCTGCTTGGTCGTCATAAGTCAAGTAGGATTGGTACACCTTTTTGGATCATATTATTTAACTGTAGTAATCGCTGGTATGGTTGCAGCTGTTATTATGCCTAAAATCCCACCTCTATCCAAAAAATCAGAAACCTATTATAATGGTGTTAAAAAGGATTTAGGAGAAGATGTGCCAAAAGGATTTACCAATACACAATGGGGTGCACATCTAGCAATTCAAAAGGCAGAAGAAAGTGGCAACGTTAAAAACTTTGTAGTCAATGGATTTAAAACTGTTTTTGATATGTGGCTGGGTGTACTACCAGCAATCATGGCCTTTGGAACCATAGGGTTGATCATCGCCGAAACAACGCCAGTGTTCCAGTGGCTGGGAATGCCATTTATCCCGCTTTTAGAACTGTTTAAAATTCCAAATGCAGTAGAGGCTTCTCAAACCATCATGGTGGGATTTGCAGATATGTTCCTACCCTCAGTGATTGGCTCTACAATACCCAGCGAAATGACACGATTTGTAGTTGCTGCACTTTCTGTAACGCAATTGGTATATTTGTCTGAGGCGGGGGCTGTAATATTGGGCTCCAAAATCGATATATCCTTTTTAGAGCTATTTATAATCTACGTGGAAAGAACTTTGATTACGCTGCCGATTGTGGTAATAGCTGCTCATTTAATTTTCTAA
- a CDS encoding MFS transporter → MNKNYSFLIFSISQGISNLGGAFHFIAVTALLVNISGNGLWAGFSMVLTPICSLLLSPFAGTLGDRLNEKYVLIVLDVWKSLVGILFIFSNEIWSIYCLKLLISAIEILYNPSKKKLISSILKSDELMAGNSIVSGISGITYVIGPVLAGLIIRFFGIHTIFYIHSSASLLSAFLLFLVETRESSLLLQRKEKKAGLKFHGGIATGFTYFKNQPEIKFWIFTGTVLALGTISVNMTFYSFAFDFLKVSNELWAIMISLFYGARFIAMGLSLGLHGRIRKRPMAYVFICFFTVATCWFFYGNIKTVILIMVLQLLEGTALSLFEILLNAQLQTISQKDYVARIFSINDIISNVGQLFGVLCTYVFIHIFSLQRIFMLNAILLFVCILYLFAMGKGRRKTHQFSIH, encoded by the coding sequence TTGAATAAAAATTATTCATTTCTTATATTTTCTATAAGTCAAGGCATCTCAAATCTTGGAGGTGCCTTTCATTTTATTGCGGTAACAGCGCTCCTCGTCAATATTTCTGGCAATGGATTATGGGCAGGATTTTCCATGGTGCTAACGCCAATTTGCAGTCTGTTGTTATCTCCTTTTGCAGGGACCTTAGGAGATCGATTGAATGAAAAATACGTTTTAATCGTGTTAGATGTATGGAAGTCTTTGGTTGGAATTTTATTTATCTTCAGCAATGAAATTTGGTCTATTTATTGCTTAAAGCTACTGATCTCTGCCATAGAAATTCTATACAATCCTTCTAAGAAAAAGCTGATTTCCAGTATATTGAAAAGTGACGAACTGATGGCTGGAAATTCTATCGTAAGTGGGATCTCTGGTATTACCTATGTCATCGGCCCTGTATTAGCGGGATTAATTATTCGATTCTTTGGTATCCATACCATTTTCTATATCCATAGCAGTGCTTCTCTTCTATCTGCATTCCTTCTTTTTTTGGTAGAGACCAGAGAAAGCTCTCTTCTTTTACAACGGAAAGAAAAAAAAGCGGGGCTAAAATTTCATGGTGGCATTGCTACTGGTTTTACTTATTTTAAAAATCAGCCTGAAATTAAATTTTGGATTTTTACAGGTACCGTACTAGCACTAGGAACCATATCGGTCAATATGACCTTTTACAGCTTTGCCTTTGACTTTTTAAAAGTATCCAATGAGTTGTGGGCCATCATGATCTCTCTATTTTATGGCGCCAGATTTATTGCCATGGGGTTATCTCTCGGATTGCATGGACGAATCCGAAAAAGACCGATGGCTTATGTGTTCATTTGTTTTTTTACTGTTGCCACCTGTTGGTTTTTTTATGGAAATATAAAAACCGTAATTTTAATTATGGTATTGCAGCTTTTAGAGGGGACCGCCCTCAGTCTTTTTGAAATACTTCTCAATGCACAGCTTCAGACAATTTCACAAAAAGATTATGTGGCTAGAATCTTCAGCATCAACGATATAATTAGCAATGTGGGTCAATTGTTTGGTGTATTATGCACTTATGTTTTTATCCATATTTTTTCGTTGCAGCGTATCTTTATGCTGAATGCTATACTGCTCTTTGTCTGCATCCTATATTTATTTGCGATGGGCAAAGGGCGGCGAAAAACGCACCAATTCTCGATCCATTGA
- a CDS encoding uracil-DNA glycosylase family protein: protein MVEKENDHPLTVLQNQILQCRLCQDTFGFEPQPVIQGNRRSKIMQIGQAPSKKVHETGRPFNDASGKKLRNEWYCISEEDFYNPDNFYIGSIAHCYPGKNPKGGDRRPPKVCAEQWLRKELELVENEIYILIGGFAAEFFFPGEKLSSLVFEDRIINGKTAYILPHPSPLNMKWFKDYPEFMTDRIFKIRKKVHRVLKV from the coding sequence ATGGTAGAAAAAGAGAATGACCATCCTTTGACTGTTTTACAGAATCAGATACTGCAATGTAGATTATGTCAGGATACCTTTGGGTTTGAGCCACAGCCAGTAATACAAGGAAACCGCCGATCCAAGATTATGCAGATTGGACAAGCACCGTCAAAAAAAGTTCATGAAACGGGAAGACCCTTTAATGATGCCAGCGGAAAAAAACTTCGGAATGAATGGTACTGTATATCGGAGGAAGACTTTTATAATCCTGATAATTTCTATATCGGTTCCATAGCCCATTGTTATCCAGGAAAAAATCCAAAAGGTGGCGATCGAAGACCACCCAAAGTATGTGCAGAGCAATGGCTTCGTAAAGAACTGGAACTGGTGGAGAATGAAATCTATATCCTCATCGGCGGATTTGCAGCAGAATTTTTCTTCCCAGGAGAGAAACTTTCATCCTTGGTATTTGAAGATCGAATCATCAATGGAAAAACTGCCTATATATTACCCCATCCATCTCCATTAAATATGAAATGGTTTAAAGATTATCCCGAATTTATGACGGACAGAATTTTTAAAATACGAAAAAAAGTTCATAGAGTATTGAAGGTTTAA
- a CDS encoding coenzyme F420-0:L-glutamate ligase → MSRTIGTVARGIRTPIIRQGDNLVQIVTDSLLGAFAEENITVHDRDIVGVTEAVLARAQGNYASCDQIAKDIQHKFGNETIGIIFPILSRNRFSIVLKGIARGAKKIVLMLSYPSDEVGNHLISLDQLDEKNVNPWSTLLNEEEYRELFGSNEHPFTKVDYVKYYKELIMEEDCEVEIIFSNNATDMLKYTSHVLCADIHSRQRSKRLLKNAGAETILGLDDILTESVEGSGYNTQYGLLGSNKSTEETVKLFPRDSQKFAEELADALKKATGKNIEVLVYGDGAFKDPQGKIWELADPVVSPGYTDGLIGLPSELKLKYLADNQFADLSGDELRRAMTDYIANKNSELMGSLESLGTTPRQLTDLIGSLCDLTSGSGDKGTPVVFIQGYFDNYANQ, encoded by the coding sequence GTGTCAAGAACAATAGGAACTGTAGCCAGAGGGATTAGAACTCCAATTATCAGACAGGGAGATAATCTTGTACAGATTGTAACAGACAGCCTGTTAGGAGCATTTGCAGAAGAAAATATTACTGTTCATGATAGAGATATAGTAGGAGTAACAGAGGCTGTTTTAGCGAGAGCACAAGGCAACTATGCAAGTTGTGATCAGATTGCAAAGGATATTCAGCATAAATTTGGGAATGAAACTATTGGAATTATCTTTCCAATCCTTTCTCGGAACCGTTTTTCCATCGTTTTGAAAGGGATTGCACGAGGTGCAAAGAAGATTGTTCTAATGCTTAGCTATCCATCGGATGAAGTTGGAAACCACTTGATCAGCCTGGATCAATTAGATGAAAAAAACGTTAATCCATGGAGTACATTACTAAATGAAGAAGAGTATAGAGAATTATTTGGAAGCAACGAGCATCCTTTTACAAAAGTAGACTACGTGAAGTACTATAAAGAGTTGATTATGGAAGAAGACTGCGAAGTGGAGATTATTTTTTCAAATAATGCAACAGATATGTTGAAATATACATCCCATGTTCTTTGTGCGGATATTCATTCCAGACAAAGAAGCAAACGACTGTTAAAAAATGCAGGGGCAGAAACTATATTAGGGCTGGATGATATTCTAACTGAAAGCGTAGAGGGTAGTGGATATAATACACAGTATGGCTTATTGGGCTCCAACAAATCCACAGAGGAGACAGTAAAATTATTTCCACGGGACTCTCAGAAATTTGCAGAGGAGTTAGCAGATGCTCTTAAAAAAGCGACAGGTAAGAATATAGAAGTTTTGGTATACGGAGATGGGGCCTTTAAAGATCCACAAGGCAAGATTTGGGAGTTAGCAGACCCAGTGGTATCGCCAGGGTACACAGATGGGCTCATAGGCCTTCCAAGTGAATTGAAATTGAAATATTTAGCAGACAATCAATTTGCTGATTTGAGCGGGGACGAGCTTCGTCGTGCAATGACGGACTATATTGCAAATAAAAATTCAGAATTGATGGGATCTCTTGAGAGTCTGGGAACAACGCCAAGACAATTGACTGATTTAATTGGAAGCCTTTGTGATTTAACCAGTGGTAGTGGGGATAAAGGAACGCCAGTAGTTTTCATTCAAGGATACTTCGATAACTATGCAAATCAATAG